From a single Leishmania major strain Friedlin complete genome, chromosome 27 genomic region:
- a CDS encoding putative ribokinase (previous protein_id=AAZ09788.1) — protein sequence MHRVQNVQSHVGEYAPDILVVGSCFLDYVGYVDHMPQVGETMHSESFHKGFGGKGANQAVAAGRLGAKVAMVSMVGTDGDGSDYIKELERNGVHTAYMLRTGKSSTGLAMILVDTKSSNNEIVICPNATNYFTPELLRAQTSNYEKILHTGLKYLICQNEIPLPTTLDTIKEAHSRGVYTVFNSAPAPKPAEVEQIKPFLPYVSLFCPNEVEAALITGMKVTDTESAFRAIKALQQLGVRDVVITLGAAGFALSENGAEPVHVTGKHVKAVDTTGAGDCFVGSMVYFMSRGRNLLEACKRANECAAISVTRKGTQLSYPHPSELPAGVT from the coding sequence ATGCACCGTGTGCAGAACGTTCAATCTCATGTGGGCGAGTATGCCCCAGACATTTTGGTGGTTGGTTCCTGCTTTCTGGACTACGTTGGCTACGTAGACCACATGCCGCAGGTGGGCGAGACGATGCACTCGGAGTCGTTTCACAAGGGGTTTGGCGGCAAGGGCGCCAACCAAGCTGTGGCGGCTGGCCGCTTGGGGGCCAAGGTTGCCATGGTGAGCATGGTCGGGACAGATGGCGACGGCAGTGACTACATcaaggagctggagaggAACGGTGTTCACACGGCGTACATGCTTCGCACCGGCAAGAGCTCGACTGGGCTGGCAATGATCCTGGTCGATACCAAGTCGTCCAACAACGAAATCGTCATTTGTCCCAACGCCACAAACTACTTCACAcccgagctgctgcgcgcgcagacgAGCAACTACGAGAAGATCCTGCACACCGGGCTCAAGTATCTTATTTGTCAGAACGAGATACCCCTTCCCACCACGCTCGACACGATCAAGGAGGCGCACAGCCGTGGCGTGTACACAGTGTTCAACAGCGCTCCGGCCCCGAAGCCGGCTGAGGTGGAGCAGATTAAGCCGTTTCTCCCGTACGTATCGCTCTTCTGCCCGAACGAAGTGGAGGCTGCGCTCATCACCGGCATGAAGGTGACAGACACCGAGTCCGCCTTTCGCGCCatcaaggcgctgcagcagctcggcgTTCGTGATGTCGTCATCACGCTCGGTGCGGCCGGCTTTGCTCTTTCTGAAAACGGTGCCGAGCCGGTGCATGTCACGGGAAAGCACGTCAAGGCGGTGGACACGACCGGCGCCGGTGACTGCTTTGTCGGCTCCATGGTGTATTTCATGAGCCGCGGCCGCAACCTTCTGGAGGCCTGCAAGCGAGCCAACGAGTGCGCTGCCATCAGCGTCACGCGCAAGGGCACACAGCTGTCCTACCCGCACCCAAGTGAGCTGCCGGCTGGTGTCACGTAG
- a CDS encoding conserved hypothetical protein (previous protein_id=AAZ09786.1) gives MNSTTTAQFEAAWCEVERQQRERLSASTELLNVEVERELALLLAGVRDALTEDQRDIQSEFDKLIRMVEQFQQGVDMWQLKARSSIKMIEEKQRNFALLVEETSIRAAANRRDSISRLQKRAVETEAHCQQLIVAASKSM, from the coding sequence ATGAACAGCACGACCACCGCGCAGTTTGAGGCCGCCTGGTGTgaggtggagcggcagcaaaGGGAGAGGCTAAGCGCCAGCACAGAACTCCTCAatgtggaggtggagcgagAGCTGGCGTTGCTGTTGGCTGGTGTCCGCGACGCATTGACAGAGGACCAGCGGGATATTCAGTCCGAGTTCGACAAGCTCATCCGCATGGTGGAGCAGTTTCAACAAGGCGTCGATATGTGGCAGCTAAAGGCGAGAAGCTCTATTAAGATGAttgaggagaagcagcgcaacTTCGCCCTGCTAGTCGAGGAGACGTCCAtacgcgcagcggcgaaccGAAGAGACTCCATTAGTCGGCTTCAGAAGCGCGCCGTCGAGACTGAGGCGCACTGCCAGCAGCTCATAGTCGCAGCCAGCAAGAGCATGTAA
- a CDS encoding putative heat shock protein DNAJ (previous protein_id=AAZ09787.1) yields MQTDRRWQSDGTGQQDLYAVLGVRPDATQDEIKAAYKKSALEYHPDRNHQPGAEEKFKSISAAYSVVGNREKRREYDAQRAMSRGIGGGLYNSGSSGRGASGHSADFPGGMDRGNYQYHQMSKEEADQLFRELFGGMRVDQIFRNLEEEMRLGGIKGNGLGGHVGRSFPDSEQAFRPFFSMESSTANVFVDEHGNRMEETTYTDSRGKRFTVRRMSSTDPNASVNQTTDEFYRGRHAGKDGRYRFGNVSSQFQRPNNDFTQNMLGVRSHGRSPLMAFLILAAWTVILSTLLFCCIGFLARHPLFFASVLVLILLGRAARPF; encoded by the coding sequence ATGCAGACTGATCGCCGCTGGCAGAGCGACGGCACCGGGCAGCAGGATTTGTATGCGGTGCTAGGGGTGAGGCCGGACGCCACGCAGGATGAAATCAAGGCCGCGTACAAGAAGTCGGCTCTCGAGTACCACCCAGACCGCAACCACCAGCCGGGTGCGGAGGAGAAGTTTAAGTCGATCTCGGCCGCGTACAGCGTCGTTGGCAACAGAGAGAAGCGCCGCGAGTACGACGCGCAGCGAGCGATGTCGAGGGGTATAGGCGGTGGGTTGtacaacagcggcagcagcggccgtggTGCTAGCGGGCACTCTGCCGACTTTCCGGGCGGCATGGACCGTGGCAACTACCAGTACCATCAGATGTCCAAGGAGGAAGCCGATCAGCTCTTCCGTGAGCTCTTCGGCGGCATGCGTGTCGACCAAATTTTCCGCAACCTGGAGGAAGAGATGCGGCTTGGAGGCATCAAAGGAAACGGACTGGGTGGCCATGTTGGCCGCAGTTTCCCGGACTCGGAACAAGCGTTCCGGCCCTTCTTCAGCATGGAGAGTAGCACGGCAAACGTCTTTGTAGACGAGCACGGGAACCGTATGGAGGAGACGACGTACACCGACTCTCGTGGCAAGCGCTTCACGGTGCGCCGCATGAGCAGCACCGACCCAAACGCGAGTGTTAATCAAACCACCGACGAGTTTTACCGTGGACGGCACGCCGGAAAGGACGGCCGCTACCGATTCGGCAACGTCTCCTCCCAGTTCCAGCGGCCCAACAACGACTTTACGCAGAATATGCTCGGTGTCCGCTCTCACGGCCGCAGTCCGCTGATGGCCTTCCTCATCCTTGCCGCGTGGACAGTGATACTGAGCACCCTTCTGTTCTGCTGCATTGGTTTCCTTGCTCGGCACCCGCTGTTCTTTGCGTCCGTTCTGGTGTTGATCCTCCTCGGCCGCGCGGCCCGCCCCTTCTGA